A window of Primulina huaijiensis isolate GDHJ02 chromosome 9, ASM1229523v2, whole genome shotgun sequence contains these coding sequences:
- the LOC140984702 gene encoding uncharacterized protein isoform X1, whose translation MGTTKKIIAICQSGGEFVSNKDDGSLYYAGGEAYALDLDQHTQLKDFKHELSETFQCSVDGMAIKYFLPGNRKTLISISKDKDLHRMVNFFKESDQVEVFVFAAARNVSNMPASRSSRTIASESEFPIDVPVDLMQTDDAIVLDEPIETTTLDVYPYGHEDKHRRAATQWENIITGVDQRFNTFAEFREALHKYSIAHGFTYKYKKNDSHRVTAKCKTEGCPWRIYASRLATTQLICIKKMNPEHTCEGATVKAGYRATRGWIGSIIKEKLKVSPNYKPKDIASDIKRDYGIQLNYTQAWRAKEIAREQLQGSYREAYSQLPLFCEKIMETNPGSLATLSTKEDSSFRQLFVSFHASISGFHECRPLIFLDSTLLYSKYQGTLLAATAADGNDDFFPVAFAVVDEETENNWHWFLSQLKSALSTSEQITFVSDFQKGIRASLLDIFGKECYHGYCLRCLAEKLNKDLKGQFSHDARRLMVQDFYAAAYAPKHEVFESCVKNIKAISDEAYNWVISSEPDHWANAFFGGARYNHMTSNFGQQFYSWVSEVDELPITQMIDVLRGKIMELIYRRRLESSQWVTRLTPFMEDRLQNEAAKSRSLQVLLSHGSVFEVRGESVDIVDIDHWDCSCKGWQLTGLPCCHAIAVLECLGRSLNDYCSRYFTSDSYRLTYLESINPIPNVEKQEQSEVLVEATIVTPPPTKRPPGRPKMKFADSVDIIKRQLQCSKCKGLGHNKKTCNKAKGVEEPETPLLIEGPTSDNEPEPEREPIGSS comes from the exons ATGGGTACAACGAAGAAGATTATAGCCATATGTCAATCTGGAGGGGAATTTGTGAGCAATAAGGATGATGGGTCCTTATATTATGCGGGCGGGGAAGCTTATGCTTTGGACCTGGATCAGCACACCCAATTGAAAGATTTCAAACATGAACTTTCTGAAACATTTCAATGCAGTGTGGATGGCATGGCCATCAAGTATTTTCTCCCTGGGAACAGGAAGACCCTCATTAGTATATCTAAGGATAAGGACCTTCACCGCATGGTTAACTTCTTTAAGGAATCTGACCAAGTTGAGGTTTTCGTATTTGCTGCTGCCCGAAATGTGTCCAATATGCCTGCCAGTAG GTCTAGCAGGACGATTGCTTCTGAGTCAGAATTTCCTATTGATGTACCTGTGGACCTTATGCAAACTGATGATGCGATTGTCTTAGATGAACCTATCGAAACTACAACACTTGATGTTTATCCTTATGGCCATGAAGATAAGCATCGTAGAGCAGCGACTCAGTGGGAGAATATTATCACTGGTGTGGACCAAAGATTTAATACGTTTGCTGAGTTCCGTGAAGCTCTGCATAAGTACTCGATTGCCCATGGATTCACCTACAAATATAAGAAAAACGACAGTCATCGTGTTACTGCCAAGTGCAAAACAGAAGGCTGTCCATGGCGTATATATGCATCTAGATTGGCTACCACTCAACTAATATGCATAAAGAAAATGAATCCAGAGCACACTTGTGAAGGGGCTACTGTAAAAGCGGGTTATAGGGCGACTAGGGGATGGATAGGAAGCATCATTAAGGAAAAATTGAAAGTTTCTCCAAATTACAAGCCGAAAGACATAGCCAGTGACATCAAGCGTGATTATGGCATTCAGTTGAATTATACGCAAGCTTGGCGAGCCAAGGAGATTGCACGAGAGCAGCTTCAGGGTTCATACAGAGAGGCGTATTCTCAGTTACCACTTTTTTGTGAGAAGATAATGGAGACTAATCCCGGTAGTCTTGCCACATTGAGTACGAAAGAAGATTCAAGCTTCCGCCAACTTTTTGTCTCGTTTCACGCCTCAATATCTGGCTTTCATGAGTGCCGCcctcttatttttcttgataGCACTCTTCTTTACTCAAAATACCAAGGAACTTTATTAGCAGCTACTGCCGCAGATGGAAATGATGATTTTTTCCCCGTAGCCTTTGCTGTGGTTGACGAAGAAACCGAAAATAACTGGCACTGGTTTCTGTCACAGTTAAAATCTGCTCTCTCAACATCTGAGCAAATTACTTTTGTTTCCGATTTCCAGAAAGGCATAAGAGCGTCTTTGCTCGACATTTTTGGCAAGGAATGCTACCATGGTTATTGTCTGCGCTGTCTTGCTGAGAAACTTAATAAAGATCTGAAAGGACAATTTTCACATGATGCCAGGCGGCTCATGGTTCAAGATTTCTATGCCGCTGCATATGCACCAAAACACGAGGTGTTTGAAAGTTGTGTAAAAAACATAAAGGCCATCTCAGATGAGGCTTATAATTGGGTCATCAGTAGTGAGCCAGATCACTGGGCTAATGCATTTTTTGGTGGGGCGAGATACAATCACATGACATCCAACTTCGGCCAACAGTTTTACAGTTGGGTGTCTGAGGTGGATGAGTTGCCAATTACTCAGATGATTGATGTATTGCGTGGCAAGATCATGGAACTGATTTATAGGCGAAGGCTTGAATCGAGCCAGTGGGTCACAAGATTGACACCTTTTATGGAGGACAGGCTTCAGAATGAGGCGGCAAAATCAAGGTCACTTCAAGTGTTACTCTCACATGGGAGCGTATTTGAGGTCCGTGGTGAATCTGTTGACATTGTTGATATTGATCACTGGGACTGTAGTTGCAAAGGTTGGCAACTCACAGGATTGCCTTGTTGTCATGCTATTGCTGTTCTTGAATGCCTTGGCAGGAGTCTCAATGATTATTGCTCTAGATACTTCACGTCAGACAGCTACCGTTTGACTTATTTGGAGTCGATCAACCCCATACCAAATGTGGAGAAACAAGAGCAAAGTGAAGTGCTGGTAGAAGCAACTATTGTAACTCCTCCGCCTACTAAGCGCCCTCCAGGCCGACCGAAGATGAAATTTGCGGACTCTGTGGATATCATTAAGCGCCAGCTCCAGTGTAGTAAATGCAAGGGCCTAGGCCACAATAAGAAAACATGCAA CAAGGCGAAAGGGGTGGAAGAACCAGAAACTCCACTTTTGATTGAGGGGCCGACGAGCGACAATGAACCGGAACCGGAACGTGAACCCATAGGAAGCAGTTGA
- the LOC140983780 gene encoding uncharacterized protein: MSAMRKAKAEAKQEEKEEKELAKARVEVAHEVKLAREAEAAMDLHVNKAAGKMAEHERKHPNPTAGARLDTNTPESDAYARNPNSSAASPRYSTNTTYRSAHGGDPQDPYARDGFDTTANVVSGGGYIGNRSGGPPTNLP, encoded by the exons ATGAGTGCAATGCGCAAAGCCAAGGCTGAGGCCAAACAAGAAGAAAAG GAAGAGAAAGAGTTGGCCAAAGCAAGAGTGGAGGTAGCCCACGAGGTGAAACTGGCCCGAGAAGCTGAAGCGGCCATGGATCTCCACGTCAACAAAGCCGCCGGGAAGATGGCGGAGCATGAGAGAAAGCACCCAAATCCCACCGCCGGCGCCCGCCTGGACACAAACACCCCAGAATCTGACGCTTATGCCCGGAATCCCAATTCTTCGGCGGCATCGCCTAGATATTCCACCAACACTACGTATCGCAGTGCTCATGGTGGCGACCCACAGGATCCCTACGCCCGTGACGGTTTTGATACGACCGCCAATGTGGTCTCCGGCGGCGGGTACATCGGTAACAGGTCCGGCGGCCCACCCACCAACTTGCCCTGA
- the LOC140984984 gene encoding AT-hook motif nuclear-localized protein 23-like: protein MAGLDLGSASHFVSQLQRPEVHLQRSEADESNRNRFSNENTDDSHQAFDLVTSNNNSGDAVERRTRGRPAGSKNKPKPPVIITRESANTLRAHILEVNSGWDVFDVVATYARKRQRGICILSGTGTVTNVSLRQPSAAGGVVNLQGRFEILSLTGSFLPPPAPPGATSLTIYLAGGQGQVVGGNVVGALIASGPITIIAASFTNVAYERLPLEEEEAELQMHTPPSASDPLGGGGGNGGGSGGVGGNQFPDPSSMGLPFFNLPLNMTNGQLPMDSGAWTGNSGGGGRPSY from the coding sequence ATGGCTGGTTTGGACTTAGGTTCAGCTTCTCACTTTGTTTCTCAGCTCCAGAGACCTGAGGTCCATCTTCAAAGATCTGAGGCTGATGAATCGAATCGGAACAGGTTTTCGAATGAAAATACTGATGATTCCCATCAGGCTTTCGATTTAGTCACCTCAAATAATAACTCCGGTGATGCGGTGGAGCGTAGGACGAGAGGCCGTCCGGCGGGATCCAAGAACAAACCTAAACCACCGGTGATCATAACCCGGGAAAGTGCAAACACGCTACGGGCACACATACTCGAGGTCAACAGCGGCTGGGACGTGTTCGATGTCGTGGCTACCTATGCGCGGAAGCGGCAGCGAGGGATCTGTATCTTGAGCGGGACGGGTACGGTCACCAACGTCAGTTTGAGGCAGCCCTCCGCGGCAGGCGGCGTCGTAAATCTACAAGGCCGATTCGAGATTTTGTCATTGACTGGGTCGTTCCTGCCGCCGCCTGCGCCGCCGGGAGCGACCAGCTTGACTATATATTTGGCTGGCGGGCAAGGACAGGTAGTCGGAGGAAATGTTGTCGGCGCTTTGATCGCCTCAGGGCCCATTACCATCATTGCAGCATCTTTTACTAACGTGGCTTATGAAAGGCTCCCATTAGAGGAAGAAGAAGCAGAACTCCAGATGCATACGCCGCCATCGGCGTCTGATCCTCTAGGCGGCGGaggagggaatggtggtggaaGTGGAGGAGTGGGTGGGAATCAGTTTCCTGATCCATCATCAATGGGGCTTCCTTTCTTCAATCTGCCACTCAACATGACTAATGGGCAGCTCCCAATGGACAGCGGTGCATGGACCGGAAACTCCGGTGGCGGTGGACGGCCATCGTACTAG
- the LOC140985304 gene encoding CBL-interacting serine/threonine-protein kinase 1-like translates to MVLLQAGNDEELRGSDEEPICKRNKKNGMRLGKYEFGRTLGEGNFGKVKFARHTDSDRPFAIKILEKNTILDHKLTQQIKREIGTLKLLKHPNVVRLYEVLASKTKIYMVLEYVNGGELFDRIASKGKLREAQGRKLFQQLIDGVSYCHNKGVFHRDLKLENVLIDANGNIKITDFGLSALPQHFRNDGLLHTTCGSPNYVAPEILSNRGYDGAASDTWSCGVILYVILTGYLPFDDRNLAVLYQKIMKGDAHIPIWLSLGVRNLIKRILDPNPRTRITRDEIKENDWFKQDYTPLDPTEEENENACTDDDVSSSNEAHSDAGKDHHSPALINAFKLIGMSSCLDLSGFFEKEDVSERKIRFTSNHSPKELLDRIEDTVIQMGFHVQKKNGKLKVMMDRKCQNASGSLSVAAEVFEISPSLYVVELRKACGDPVVYKQLCDKLSHELGVPQIQEQLSATGF, encoded by the exons ATGGTGCTTCTGCAAGCGGGAAATGACGAAGAATTGCGAGGATCGGACGAGGAGCCGATCTGCAAGAGGAATAAGAAGAATGGGATGCGGTTGGGGAAATACGAGTTCGGGAGGACACTAGGAGAAGGGAATTTCGGGAAGGTCAAATTCGCCAGGCATACCGACTCCGACCGCCCCTTCGCCATCAAGATCTTGGAGAAGAACACGATTCTCGACCACAAGCTCACCCAGCAG ATTAAGAGGGAAATTGGCACTTTGAAGCTTCTCAAACATCCAAATGTTGTCAGATTATATGAG GTCTTAGCGAGCAAGACCAAGATATACATGGTCCTGGAGTACGTGAATGGTGGTGAATTATTTGATAGAATT GCATCCAAAGGGAAACTCCGGGAAGCTCAAGGCAGGAAGCTCTTCCAGCAGTTAATTGATGGCGTTAGTTACTGTCACAACAAAGGCGTTTTTCACAGAGATCTCAAG CTAGAAAATGTGTTGATTGATGCAAATGGAAACATTAAGATAACAGATTTCGGCCTCAGTGCGTTGCCTCAACATTTCAGG AATGATGGCTTATTGCATACAACTTGTGGAAGTCCAAACTATGTTGCCCCTGAGATTCTCTCAAATAGAGGATATGATGGTGCGGCCTCGGATACGTGGTCATGTGGCGTCATCTTATACGTGATTCTGACAGGATACCTTCCCTTTGATGATCGAAATCTCGCAGTTCTTTATCAGAAG ATTATGAAGGGGGACGCTCATATACCAATATGGTTATCTCTTGGGGTCAGAAACCTAATAAAGAGGATTCTAGATCCCAACCCTCGTACACGGATAACCAGGGATGAGATCAAAGAAAATGACTGGTTCAAACAAGACTACACCCCTTTAGATCCCACGGAAGAAGAAAACGAAAATGCTTGCACAGATGATGACGTATCATCTTCAAATGAGGCA CATTCAGATGCAGGAAAAGATCATCATTCACCAGCACTAATCAATGCATTTAAGCTAATCGGAATGTCCTCTTGCCTAGATCTTTCGGGATTCTTTGAAAAAGAG GATGTCTCTGAGAGGAAGATCAGATTTACATCAAATCATTCTCCAAAAGAACTGTTGGACAGGATAGAAGATACAGTCATACAAATGGGATTTCATGTCCAAAAGAAAAACGGAAAG TTGAAAGTCATGATGGATCGCAAATGTCAGAATGCATCTGGGAGTCTCTCAGTTGCTGCAGAA GTTTTTGAGATAAGTCCATCCTTGTACGTTGTTGAGTTGCGAAAAGCATGCGGTGATCCTGTAGTGTATAAACAG TTGTGTGACAAATTATCACACGAGTTGGGTGTACCACAAATCCAAGAGCAGCTCTCAGCCACTGGATTCTGA
- the LOC140984702 gene encoding uncharacterized protein isoform X2, translated as MGTTKKIIAICQSGGEFVSNKDDGSLYYAGGEAYALDLDQHTQLKDFKHELSETFQCSVDGMAIKYFLPGNRKTLISISKDKDLHRMVNFFKESDQVEVFVFAAARNVSNMPASRSSRTIASESEFPIDVPVDLMQTDDAIVLDEPIETTTLDVYPYGHEDKHRRAATQWENIITGVDQRFNTFAEFREALHKYSIAHGFTYKYKKNDSHRVTAKCKTEGCPWRIYASRLATTQLICIKKMNPEHTCEGATVKAGYRATRGWIGSIIKEKLKVSPNYKPKDIASDIKRDYGIQLNYTQAWRAKEIAREQLQGSYREAYSQLPLFCEKIMETNPGSLATLSTKEDSSFRQLFVSFHASISGFHECRPLIFLDSTLLYSKYQGTLLAATAADGNDDFFPVAFAVVDEETENNWHWFLSQLKSALSTSEQITFVSDFQKGIRASLLDIFGKECYHGYCLRCLAEKLNKDLKGQFSHDARRLMVQDFYAAAYAPKHEVFESCVKNIKAISDEAYNWVISSEPDHWANAFFGGARYNHMTSNFGQQFYSWVSEVDELPITQMIDVLRGKIMELIYRRRLESSQWVTRLTPFMEDRLQNEAAKSRSLQVLLSHGSVFEVRGESVDIVDIDHWDCSCKGWQLTGLPCCHAIAVLECLGRSLNDYCSRYFTSDSYRLTYLESINPIPNVEKQEQSEVLVEATIVTPPPTKRPPGRPKMKFADSVDIIKRQLQCSKCKGLGHNKKTCK; from the exons ATGGGTACAACGAAGAAGATTATAGCCATATGTCAATCTGGAGGGGAATTTGTGAGCAATAAGGATGATGGGTCCTTATATTATGCGGGCGGGGAAGCTTATGCTTTGGACCTGGATCAGCACACCCAATTGAAAGATTTCAAACATGAACTTTCTGAAACATTTCAATGCAGTGTGGATGGCATGGCCATCAAGTATTTTCTCCCTGGGAACAGGAAGACCCTCATTAGTATATCTAAGGATAAGGACCTTCACCGCATGGTTAACTTCTTTAAGGAATCTGACCAAGTTGAGGTTTTCGTATTTGCTGCTGCCCGAAATGTGTCCAATATGCCTGCCAGTAG GTCTAGCAGGACGATTGCTTCTGAGTCAGAATTTCCTATTGATGTACCTGTGGACCTTATGCAAACTGATGATGCGATTGTCTTAGATGAACCTATCGAAACTACAACACTTGATGTTTATCCTTATGGCCATGAAGATAAGCATCGTAGAGCAGCGACTCAGTGGGAGAATATTATCACTGGTGTGGACCAAAGATTTAATACGTTTGCTGAGTTCCGTGAAGCTCTGCATAAGTACTCGATTGCCCATGGATTCACCTACAAATATAAGAAAAACGACAGTCATCGTGTTACTGCCAAGTGCAAAACAGAAGGCTGTCCATGGCGTATATATGCATCTAGATTGGCTACCACTCAACTAATATGCATAAAGAAAATGAATCCAGAGCACACTTGTGAAGGGGCTACTGTAAAAGCGGGTTATAGGGCGACTAGGGGATGGATAGGAAGCATCATTAAGGAAAAATTGAAAGTTTCTCCAAATTACAAGCCGAAAGACATAGCCAGTGACATCAAGCGTGATTATGGCATTCAGTTGAATTATACGCAAGCTTGGCGAGCCAAGGAGATTGCACGAGAGCAGCTTCAGGGTTCATACAGAGAGGCGTATTCTCAGTTACCACTTTTTTGTGAGAAGATAATGGAGACTAATCCCGGTAGTCTTGCCACATTGAGTACGAAAGAAGATTCAAGCTTCCGCCAACTTTTTGTCTCGTTTCACGCCTCAATATCTGGCTTTCATGAGTGCCGCcctcttatttttcttgataGCACTCTTCTTTACTCAAAATACCAAGGAACTTTATTAGCAGCTACTGCCGCAGATGGAAATGATGATTTTTTCCCCGTAGCCTTTGCTGTGGTTGACGAAGAAACCGAAAATAACTGGCACTGGTTTCTGTCACAGTTAAAATCTGCTCTCTCAACATCTGAGCAAATTACTTTTGTTTCCGATTTCCAGAAAGGCATAAGAGCGTCTTTGCTCGACATTTTTGGCAAGGAATGCTACCATGGTTATTGTCTGCGCTGTCTTGCTGAGAAACTTAATAAAGATCTGAAAGGACAATTTTCACATGATGCCAGGCGGCTCATGGTTCAAGATTTCTATGCCGCTGCATATGCACCAAAACACGAGGTGTTTGAAAGTTGTGTAAAAAACATAAAGGCCATCTCAGATGAGGCTTATAATTGGGTCATCAGTAGTGAGCCAGATCACTGGGCTAATGCATTTTTTGGTGGGGCGAGATACAATCACATGACATCCAACTTCGGCCAACAGTTTTACAGTTGGGTGTCTGAGGTGGATGAGTTGCCAATTACTCAGATGATTGATGTATTGCGTGGCAAGATCATGGAACTGATTTATAGGCGAAGGCTTGAATCGAGCCAGTGGGTCACAAGATTGACACCTTTTATGGAGGACAGGCTTCAGAATGAGGCGGCAAAATCAAGGTCACTTCAAGTGTTACTCTCACATGGGAGCGTATTTGAGGTCCGTGGTGAATCTGTTGACATTGTTGATATTGATCACTGGGACTGTAGTTGCAAAGGTTGGCAACTCACAGGATTGCCTTGTTGTCATGCTATTGCTGTTCTTGAATGCCTTGGCAGGAGTCTCAATGATTATTGCTCTAGATACTTCACGTCAGACAGCTACCGTTTGACTTATTTGGAGTCGATCAACCCCATACCAAATGTGGAGAAACAAGAGCAAAGTGAAGTGCTGGTAGAAGCAACTATTGTAACTCCTCCGCCTACTAAGCGCCCTCCAGGCCGACCGAAGATGAAATTTGCGGACTCTGTGGATATCATTAAGCGCCAGCTCCAGTGTAGTAAATGCAAGGGCCTAGGCCACAATAAGAAAACATGCAAGtaa
- the LOC140984702 gene encoding uncharacterized protein isoform X3 has protein sequence MQTDDAIVLDEPIETTTLDVYPYGHEDKHRRAATQWENIITGVDQRFNTFAEFREALHKYSIAHGFTYKYKKNDSHRVTAKCKTEGCPWRIYASRLATTQLICIKKMNPEHTCEGATVKAGYRATRGWIGSIIKEKLKVSPNYKPKDIASDIKRDYGIQLNYTQAWRAKEIAREQLQGSYREAYSQLPLFCEKIMETNPGSLATLSTKEDSSFRQLFVSFHASISGFHECRPLIFLDSTLLYSKYQGTLLAATAADGNDDFFPVAFAVVDEETENNWHWFLSQLKSALSTSEQITFVSDFQKGIRASLLDIFGKECYHGYCLRCLAEKLNKDLKGQFSHDARRLMVQDFYAAAYAPKHEVFESCVKNIKAISDEAYNWVISSEPDHWANAFFGGARYNHMTSNFGQQFYSWVSEVDELPITQMIDVLRGKIMELIYRRRLESSQWVTRLTPFMEDRLQNEAAKSRSLQVLLSHGSVFEVRGESVDIVDIDHWDCSCKGWQLTGLPCCHAIAVLECLGRSLNDYCSRYFTSDSYRLTYLESINPIPNVEKQEQSEVLVEATIVTPPPTKRPPGRPKMKFADSVDIIKRQLQCSKCKGLGHNKKTCNKAKGVEEPETPLLIEGPTSDNEPEPEREPIGSS, from the exons ATGCAAACTGATGATGCGATTGTCTTAGATGAACCTATCGAAACTACAACACTTGATGTTTATCCTTATGGCCATGAAGATAAGCATCGTAGAGCAGCGACTCAGTGGGAGAATATTATCACTGGTGTGGACCAAAGATTTAATACGTTTGCTGAGTTCCGTGAAGCTCTGCATAAGTACTCGATTGCCCATGGATTCACCTACAAATATAAGAAAAACGACAGTCATCGTGTTACTGCCAAGTGCAAAACAGAAGGCTGTCCATGGCGTATATATGCATCTAGATTGGCTACCACTCAACTAATATGCATAAAGAAAATGAATCCAGAGCACACTTGTGAAGGGGCTACTGTAAAAGCGGGTTATAGGGCGACTAGGGGATGGATAGGAAGCATCATTAAGGAAAAATTGAAAGTTTCTCCAAATTACAAGCCGAAAGACATAGCCAGTGACATCAAGCGTGATTATGGCATTCAGTTGAATTATACGCAAGCTTGGCGAGCCAAGGAGATTGCACGAGAGCAGCTTCAGGGTTCATACAGAGAGGCGTATTCTCAGTTACCACTTTTTTGTGAGAAGATAATGGAGACTAATCCCGGTAGTCTTGCCACATTGAGTACGAAAGAAGATTCAAGCTTCCGCCAACTTTTTGTCTCGTTTCACGCCTCAATATCTGGCTTTCATGAGTGCCGCcctcttatttttcttgataGCACTCTTCTTTACTCAAAATACCAAGGAACTTTATTAGCAGCTACTGCCGCAGATGGAAATGATGATTTTTTCCCCGTAGCCTTTGCTGTGGTTGACGAAGAAACCGAAAATAACTGGCACTGGTTTCTGTCACAGTTAAAATCTGCTCTCTCAACATCTGAGCAAATTACTTTTGTTTCCGATTTCCAGAAAGGCATAAGAGCGTCTTTGCTCGACATTTTTGGCAAGGAATGCTACCATGGTTATTGTCTGCGCTGTCTTGCTGAGAAACTTAATAAAGATCTGAAAGGACAATTTTCACATGATGCCAGGCGGCTCATGGTTCAAGATTTCTATGCCGCTGCATATGCACCAAAACACGAGGTGTTTGAAAGTTGTGTAAAAAACATAAAGGCCATCTCAGATGAGGCTTATAATTGGGTCATCAGTAGTGAGCCAGATCACTGGGCTAATGCATTTTTTGGTGGGGCGAGATACAATCACATGACATCCAACTTCGGCCAACAGTTTTACAGTTGGGTGTCTGAGGTGGATGAGTTGCCAATTACTCAGATGATTGATGTATTGCGTGGCAAGATCATGGAACTGATTTATAGGCGAAGGCTTGAATCGAGCCAGTGGGTCACAAGATTGACACCTTTTATGGAGGACAGGCTTCAGAATGAGGCGGCAAAATCAAGGTCACTTCAAGTGTTACTCTCACATGGGAGCGTATTTGAGGTCCGTGGTGAATCTGTTGACATTGTTGATATTGATCACTGGGACTGTAGTTGCAAAGGTTGGCAACTCACAGGATTGCCTTGTTGTCATGCTATTGCTGTTCTTGAATGCCTTGGCAGGAGTCTCAATGATTATTGCTCTAGATACTTCACGTCAGACAGCTACCGTTTGACTTATTTGGAGTCGATCAACCCCATACCAAATGTGGAGAAACAAGAGCAAAGTGAAGTGCTGGTAGAAGCAACTATTGTAACTCCTCCGCCTACTAAGCGCCCTCCAGGCCGACCGAAGATGAAATTTGCGGACTCTGTGGATATCATTAAGCGCCAGCTCCAGTGTAGTAAATGCAAGGGCCTAGGCCACAATAAGAAAACATGCAA CAAGGCGAAAGGGGTGGAAGAACCAGAAACTCCACTTTTGATTGAGGGGCCGACGAGCGACAATGAACCGGAACCGGAACGTGAACCCATAGGAAGCAGTTGA